One genomic region from Nymphaea colorata isolate Beijing-Zhang1983 chromosome 12, ASM883128v2, whole genome shotgun sequence encodes:
- the LOC126410601 gene encoding uncharacterized protein LOC126410601, with translation MAEEIAPKSDVAFDAGSAPKSENLPVQVTPIRLTKDNYLSWSAALEIGITSRGRLPYITGDKPAPSKTDPQWATWVLEDSQVKVWIISSVSADIQPLILRKPTSFDMWTVLARMYGRKKRVLRTYQIKRSIYSLKQGDLSVASFYAALKTKWEELDYHVNDNWDCGSDHARYWEKEWMDRTFLFLGGLRDEFESIRSQILNCDEIPGIEDVYARVESEEQRRQVMQIDPSHGSGPSAFVSRSSVPGQRPVRRCTHCHKSRHSVDFCWDLHPEKRLVRGRPPSSRRGSLVQDSNQSGSSSGEKSRLSPDQIKELQAYISRLSTTSEDTSTSDGAKLAQALVATSDQGLGDGAEDWDWFGY, from the exons atggcggaagagatcgcacctaaaagtgatgtggcctttgacgcgggcagcgctcccaagagcgagaacttgccggtccaggtcacgcccattcgtctgactaaagataactatctctcttggtctgctgctctcgagattgggataacgagccgtggtcgtctcccctatatcacaggcgacaaaccggcgcccagcaaaactgatcctcaatgggcgacttgggtgttggaagacagtcaggttaaggtgtggatcattagctctgtgtccgctgatattcagcctcttattctgcgaaagccgacttcgtttgatatgtggactgtgcttgcgaggatgtatggtcgcaagaaaagggttctgcgtacgtaccagattaaacgcagtatttattctctgaaacagggtgacttgtccgttgcctccttctatgcagccctgaaaactaagtgggaggaacttgattatcatgtgaatgataactgggACTGTGGTTCCGATCATGCccggtactgggaaaaggaatggatggaccggacgttcCTTTTTcttggaggcttgcgtgatgaatttgaatccattcggagtcaaattctcaattgtgatgagattcctggaatagaagatgtATATGCCAGAGTGGAATCCGAGGAACAAAGACGCCAAGTGATGCAGATTGACCCCAGTCATGGGAGtggtccctcggcctttgttagccgttctTCTGTGCCTGGCCAGCGCCCTGTTAGGCGATGTACCCATTGTCATAAGTCAAgacattctgttgacttttgttgggatcttcaccctgagaagagacttgttcgtggtcgccctccgtctagtcggcgaggtTCTCTTGTGCAGGACTCAAATCAGAGTGGTTCTTCAAGTGGTGAAAAGTCGAGGCTTTCCCcggatcaaatcaaggaactacaagcttatatcagtcgtctttctactacgtcagaggacacatctacgtctgatggagctaagttagctcaggctcttgttgctactagtgatcaag gacttggggacggggcagaagattgggattggttcggctattga